One genomic segment of Kiritimatiella glycovorans includes these proteins:
- a CDS encoding CDP-alcohol phosphatidyltransferase family protein: protein MRRALVPNTISAFRIGLSPLLAAAGFAEARGFFLVLLGLLLASDFADGLFARMWRLQTRLGAHLDTCGDVLMGLFGVWGAVMLWPDRLLREAPPILAVLALGLVSGAVAYTKHRHLPAYHTWSAKLGTAAVSVGALILFAGWTPLVFRAALAVMMVSAVEETAITLVLPEWRSDVHSIFDAFRVREASR, encoded by the coding sequence ATGAGACGCGCCCTGGTTCCGAATACGATCAGCGCGTTCAGGATCGGATTATCCCCGCTGCTGGCGGCGGCGGGGTTCGCGGAGGCGCGCGGATTTTTTCTCGTCCTGCTCGGCCTGCTGCTCGCGAGCGATTTCGCCGACGGCCTGTTCGCGCGCATGTGGCGCCTGCAGACCCGTCTCGGCGCGCACCTGGACACCTGCGGGGATGTCCTCATGGGTCTTTTCGGCGTCTGGGGGGCGGTGATGCTCTGGCCCGACCGGCTGCTGCGGGAGGCGCCGCCGATCCTCGCCGTCCTGGCCCTCGGACTCGTCTCCGGCGCGGTGGCGTACACGAAACACCGCCACCTGCCCGCGTACCACACCTGGAGCGCGAAACTCGGCACGGCCGCGGTCAGTGTCGGCGCGCTGATCCTCTTCGCGGGATGGACGCCGCTGGTCTTCCGGGCGGCGCTGGCGGTCATGATGGTCTCCGCGGTCGAGGAGACAGCGATCACCCTCGTGCTGCCCGAATGGCGCTCCGATGTCCATTCGATTTTCGATGCCTTCCGCGTGCGGGAGGCATCGCGCTGA
- a CDS encoding methyltransferase domain-containing protein encodes MTESYTQAVNTARDYYNSNDADNFYFHIWGGEDIHVGLYQHDEEAIFDASRRTVEQMARKLGRLDEHTSILDIGGGYGGAMRHLVRTTGCRAAVLNISEVENERDRQMNREQGCEDRIDVIDGDFANIPFDDGSFDGAWSQDAILHSDDRTGVVRETARVLNPGAKFVFTDPMQTDDCPDGVLQPIYDRIHLESLASPGFYRRAGEEAGLEFVEFEEHADQIARHYGRVLKELMSREAELKDKVSDDYIERMKKGLRHWVDGGNAGYLTWGIFTFRKPA; translated from the coding sequence ATGACGGAAAGCTATACACAGGCCGTGAACACGGCCCGGGACTATTACAACAGCAACGACGCGGACAACTTCTACTTCCACATCTGGGGAGGCGAGGACATCCACGTCGGACTGTATCAGCACGACGAGGAGGCCATTTTCGACGCGTCCAGAAGGACGGTCGAGCAGATGGCCCGGAAACTCGGCCGCCTCGATGAGCACACATCGATCCTCGATATCGGCGGCGGCTACGGCGGCGCCATGCGCCATCTCGTCCGCACCACCGGATGCCGGGCGGCGGTCCTGAATATCTCGGAGGTCGAGAACGAGCGCGACCGGCAGATGAACCGCGAGCAGGGATGCGAGGACCGGATCGATGTGATCGACGGCGACTTCGCAAACATCCCGTTCGACGACGGGTCCTTCGACGGCGCGTGGTCGCAGGACGCGATTCTGCATTCCGACGACCGCACCGGCGTGGTGCGGGAAACGGCGCGCGTGCTCAACCCCGGCGCGAAGTTCGTCTTCACCGACCCCATGCAGACCGACGACTGTCCGGATGGGGTCCTGCAGCCGATCTACGACCGCATCCACCTCGAGTCGCTCGCCTCGCCCGGCTTCTACCGGCGCGCCGGCGAAGAAGCGGGGCTGGAGTTCGTCGAGTTCGAGGAACACGCCGACCAGATCGCCCGTCATTACGGACGGGTCCTGAAAGAACTGATGTCGCGCGAAGCGGAGTTGAAGGACAAGGTCAGCGACGATTACATCGAGCGCATGAAGAAGGGACTCCGGCACTGGGTCGACGGCGGGAACGCCGGGTACCTCACCTGGGGGATCTTCACCTTCCGCAAACCCGCCTGA
- a CDS encoding class I SAM-dependent methyltransferase, producing the protein MTQQKEQHYAEDPVQVRETGQYQNEYVPGFAEKWDQLIDWDGRAKSEGDFFIQTLREHGAQNILDVATGTGFHSVRMIEAGFNVISADGSPAMLATAFENGKKRGHILRTIQADWRWLNRDVPGTFDAIICLGNSFTHLFEEQDRRKTLAEFYAALNHDGILILDQRNYDQLLDEGFSCKHKFYYCGEDVVAEPDHVDEGLARFGYSFKDGSKYTLNMFPLRKDYTRRLMAEAGFQKVTTYADFEETHRQESPDFYIHVAAKNAE; encoded by the coding sequence ATGACGCAACAGAAAGAACAGCACTACGCCGAAGATCCGGTCCAGGTCCGCGAGACCGGTCAGTACCAGAATGAATACGTCCCCGGATTCGCGGAAAAATGGGACCAGCTCATCGACTGGGACGGCCGGGCGAAGAGCGAGGGCGACTTCTTCATCCAGACGCTGCGCGAACACGGCGCACAAAACATTCTGGACGTCGCCACGGGAACCGGCTTCCACTCCGTACGTATGATCGAGGCCGGATTCAACGTCATCAGTGCCGACGGCAGTCCGGCGATGCTCGCGACCGCCTTCGAGAACGGCAAAAAGCGCGGCCACATCCTGCGCACCATCCAGGCGGACTGGCGCTGGCTCAACCGCGACGTGCCCGGCACGTTCGACGCCATCATCTGCCTCGGCAACTCGTTCACCCACCTGTTCGAGGAACAGGACCGGCGGAAAACGCTGGCGGAATTCTATGCCGCGCTCAACCACGACGGCATCCTCATCCTCGACCAGCGGAACTACGATCAGCTTCTGGACGAAGGGTTCTCCTGCAAACACAAATTCTACTACTGCGGCGAGGACGTCGTCGCCGAACCGGATCACGTCGACGAGGGCCTCGCCCGCTTCGGCTATTCGTTCAAAGACGGCTCGAAGTATACGCTGAACATGTTTCCGCTGCGCAAGGACTACACCCGCCGCCTGATGGCGGAGGCCGGCTTCCAGAAGGTCACGACCTACGCCGACTTCGAAGAGACCCATCGGCAGGAGTCGCCGGACTTCTACATCCACGTCGCCGCCAAGAACGCCGAATAA
- the casA gene encoding type I-E CRISPR-associated protein Cse1/CasA: MKMNLITDPWIPIIFANGQSEMISLDALYRDAEKIHDLGVNPPQRIALMRMLLCITQAALAGPEDEQELRTCRNRIRSESRHYLFSRAGIFDLYGHHPFLQIPGLSADREASLDKLFETSIGENPIFLGQRAEEGRRFTDAQKALALLVFQNFSAGGKIGQSVWAGVRSSESTFAAPCFNNLYLYIRGENLLGTLWLNLLPKSQISTEWGTPVWEFMPKSPNDDKAFYNAYSSYLGRTTPLTRLVLLHGDGEDTSCIIGPVPKKYVYSNEAGSFRDPYVPIRYSAKGSHRYINVEPSKHVWRELASILALHNKTESLPPCNLLNLEHAGNSTVDIWCGGLAMGARAAKIYDMAEWTFSFPASFLGKAALAKYAQGTALASKGEATLKKAVQGNKYSYAKMLNSSSRGYFKTAALRYWSVLDSKYQMLVSIASASEQNLDAWKRLLHHAMHSAFKQSCPHETPRQIQAYARAIKLLKLEDREG, from the coding sequence ATGAAAATGAATCTTATTACTGATCCCTGGATACCCATCATATTTGCAAACGGGCAGTCAGAAATGATTTCGCTGGATGCGCTTTACCGCGACGCTGAAAAGATTCATGACCTGGGTGTTAATCCCCCGCAGCGCATAGCATTAATGCGAATGCTTCTGTGCATTACTCAAGCGGCTTTAGCGGGACCGGAAGATGAACAGGAGTTGCGAACATGTCGTAATCGCATCAGATCCGAATCCCGTCATTATCTGTTCTCACGCGCTGGAATATTTGATCTGTACGGTCATCACCCATTTCTTCAAATACCCGGCTTGTCGGCAGACAGGGAAGCGTCACTAGATAAATTGTTCGAAACATCGATCGGTGAGAATCCCATATTTCTGGGACAAAGGGCTGAGGAGGGACGAAGGTTTACGGATGCGCAAAAGGCTTTGGCGTTGCTTGTATTCCAGAATTTCTCAGCGGGCGGAAAGATCGGGCAGTCGGTGTGGGCTGGTGTAAGAAGCTCTGAGTCTACGTTTGCCGCTCCATGCTTCAATAATCTTTACCTATATATCAGGGGTGAGAATTTACTTGGAACTCTCTGGCTTAATCTTTTACCGAAGTCGCAGATTTCCACGGAATGGGGAACGCCCGTATGGGAATTTATGCCGAAATCTCCAAATGATGACAAGGCGTTCTATAATGCCTATTCTTCTTATTTGGGGCGAACCACTCCGCTGACCAGGCTCGTTTTGCTTCATGGCGATGGTGAGGATACGTCCTGCATAATTGGTCCGGTCCCGAAAAAATATGTGTATTCAAATGAAGCAGGTTCTTTCCGGGATCCCTATGTGCCCATAAGATATTCAGCAAAAGGTTCTCATCGGTACATAAATGTCGAACCCTCGAAACACGTCTGGCGGGAGCTGGCAAGCATCTTGGCTCTTCACAATAAAACAGAAAGCTTGCCGCCATGTAACCTGCTCAATCTCGAGCATGCAGGAAACTCGACCGTCGATATCTGGTGCGGGGGGCTGGCGATGGGCGCACGCGCGGCTAAAATATACGACATGGCCGAATGGACCTTTTCGTTTCCCGCCTCATTCCTCGGGAAGGCGGCTCTTGCGAAATATGCCCAGGGAACGGCTCTTGCATCCAAAGGCGAAGCGACACTCAAAAAGGCGGTTCAAGGTAATAAGTACAGCTATGCAAAGATGCTAAACTCAAGTTCCAGGGGTTATTTTAAGACGGCGGCTCTGCGCTACTGGAGTGTTTTGGATTCGAAATATCAGATGCTTGTCTCTATCGCTTCGGCCAGTGAGCAAAATCTTGATGCATGGAAGAGGTTGCTGCATCACGCCATGCATTCCGCGTTTAAACAATCCTGTCCCCATGAAACACCACGTCAGATTCAGGCATACGCTCGAGCAATAAAATTATTGAAGCTTGAAGACCGTGAAGGGTGA
- the cas2e gene encoding type I-E CRISPR-associated endoribonuclease Cas2e → MHPSRHRGIYAMTVIICNNTPDRIRGHLKRWFIEPKPNVFVGSVNMRTREKTIQYIRRNSPGLGMLIIAPERSSQGFKIRTFGKTCRKECQYSGLYLIAEEWSDSRDDDL, encoded by the coding sequence ATGCATCCCTCGCGACATAGAGGAATATATGCGATGACCGTAATCATATGCAACAACACGCCGGATCGCATTCGGGGGCATCTTAAGCGCTGGTTCATCGAGCCAAAACCAAACGTATTTGTGGGTTCAGTCAACATGAGAACCCGCGAAAAGACCATCCAGTATATTCGGCGTAATTCCCCAGGGCTGGGGATGCTCATTATCGCACCAGAAAGATCAAGCCAAGGGTTCAAAATCAGAACATTCGGAAAAACGTGTCGCAAAGAATGCCAGTACTCCGGCCTCTATCTAATCGCGGAAGAATGGAGTGATTCGCGAGATGATGATCTTTGA
- a CDS encoding superoxide dismutase, producing the protein MKTAHSTHSSGTIHRRGFIGAAGATAALAAGGPAAAAAGAPYRQPPLPYSENALEPVITSRTLSFHYGKHHRGYVNNVNELVKGTDWAGMPLDQLVVQTADNPEYAAVFNNAAQAWNHAFYWNSMRPGGGGEPPAELKKMMQDVFGGVKACCKKLADAAGSQFGSGWAWLAVDGHGTLNVLKTANADTPLARGMTPLLTIDVWEHAYYLDYQNRRGAYVAAVLDKLINWDFAMRNLERA; encoded by the coding sequence ATGAAGACCGCACATTCCACGCATAGTTCCGGCACCATCCACCGACGCGGCTTCATCGGCGCGGCGGGCGCCACGGCGGCGCTGGCGGCCGGCGGGCCTGCCGCCGCCGCTGCGGGAGCGCCGTACAGGCAGCCTCCCCTTCCCTACTCCGAGAACGCGCTCGAACCCGTGATCACCTCACGGACCCTGAGTTTCCACTACGGAAAGCATCACCGCGGGTACGTCAACAACGTAAACGAGCTGGTCAAAGGCACCGACTGGGCCGGAATGCCGCTGGATCAGCTCGTCGTACAGACCGCCGACAACCCGGAATACGCCGCGGTGTTCAACAACGCGGCTCAGGCCTGGAACCACGCCTTCTACTGGAACAGCATGAGACCCGGAGGCGGCGGTGAGCCGCCCGCCGAGCTGAAGAAGATGATGCAGGATGTCTTCGGCGGCGTGAAGGCCTGCTGCAAAAAGCTCGCGGACGCGGCCGGATCGCAGTTCGGCAGCGGGTGGGCCTGGCTGGCGGTCGACGGCCACGGCACGCTTAACGTGCTCAAGACGGCCAACGCCGACACCCCGCTCGCCCGCGGCATGACCCCGCTGCTGACGATCGACGTGTGGGAACACGCCTACTACCTCGACTACCAGAACCGGCGCGGGGCCTACGTGGCCGCCGTCCTCGACAAGCTGATCAACTGGGACTTCGCCATGCGGAATCTCGAGCGGGCCTGA
- the cas6e gene encoding type I-E CRISPR-associated protein Cas6/Cse3/CasE, with translation MSVLTRIRIDFRTAVRLRIKDSYSWHRALWKVFPQNDTRDFLYRVDSCDGGFRLYLLSESVPQIPDWGAWETKRVPESFLGRPVYRFQLCANPTVKRKREGRKNGTRTAIYEESELKAWLNRKAEQGGFAVNWPATQIGPPINQPFIKKGRRGNHKRVDYQGLLAVENRERFKECFKKGIGSAKAFGFGLLVLGPAN, from the coding sequence ATGAGTGTCCTGACGCGTATTCGAATTGATTTTCGCACTGCGGTGCGGCTGCGAATCAAAGACAGTTATTCGTGGCACCGTGCCCTTTGGAAGGTCTTCCCTCAGAACGATACAAGGGATTTTCTGTATCGCGTAGATTCATGTGACGGCGGATTCAGGCTTTACCTGCTTTCTGAAAGCGTACCCCAAATTCCGGATTGGGGAGCGTGGGAGACGAAACGCGTTCCCGAGTCTTTTCTCGGCCGTCCCGTCTATAGGTTTCAGTTGTGCGCAAATCCGACTGTTAAGCGAAAGCGGGAGGGTCGCAAAAATGGTACACGCACTGCGATATATGAGGAATCCGAACTGAAGGCCTGGCTGAACAGAAAAGCAGAGCAGGGTGGGTTTGCTGTAAACTGGCCAGCTACGCAGATAGGCCCTCCGATTAATCAGCCTTTTATCAAAAAGGGACGCCGCGGTAATCACAAGCGTGTCGATTATCAGGGCTTACTGGCCGTTGAGAATCGAGAGCGATTTAAAGAATGTTTCAAAAAAGGCATAGGCAGTGCCAAGGCGTTCGGCTTCGGCCTGCTTGTGCTGGGTCCGGCGAACTAA
- the cas5e gene encoding type I-E CRISPR-associated protein Cas5/CasD, with protein sequence MSDKCLLLYLDAPMQAWGYSSRYNRRASASWPVKSGIVGMLCAACGIERDDENGIARLAGLRMRVYTLRNSGERMIDYHTVGGGYDLSKNPGCSFSGKSEQSIAILTDREYLLDCKFGVLLSGSIATLQFCENALQDPRWGIWFGRKCCPPAARVCEGIFSSQEAAEARLREMVPEGDTANRWRVVRDADSFEDGSVSLMDCPVNFFEREFRTRRVADEVLD encoded by the coding sequence ATGTCTGATAAATGCCTGTTACTCTATCTGGATGCTCCCATGCAGGCTTGGGGGTATTCCAGCCGTTATAATCGAAGAGCAAGTGCAAGCTGGCCCGTCAAGAGCGGAATTGTCGGTATGCTCTGCGCTGCGTGCGGTATTGAGCGCGATGATGAAAACGGGATTGCCCGGCTTGCGGGATTGAGAATGAGGGTATACACCTTGAGGAATTCCGGAGAGCGTATGATTGATTATCATACGGTAGGTGGCGGATATGATTTGTCTAAGAATCCAGGGTGTTCTTTTTCGGGCAAAAGTGAGCAATCCATCGCAATTCTCACCGATCGGGAATATTTGCTGGACTGCAAGTTCGGGGTTTTGCTTTCCGGAAGTATCGCGACACTTCAGTTCTGCGAGAATGCTCTTCAAGATCCGAGATGGGGGATCTGGTTTGGTCGGAAATGTTGCCCGCCAGCCGCTCGTGTCTGTGAGGGTATTTTCAGTTCGCAGGAAGCAGCGGAAGCTCGTTTGCGCGAAATGGTTCCGGAAGGAGATACGGCAAATAGGTGGCGTGTGGTACGCGATGCAGATTCGTTCGAGGATGGATCAGTATCCCTTATGGATTGCCCCGTGAATTTTTTCGAGCGAGAATTTCGAACCCGTAGGGTTGCGGATGAAGTATTGGATTGA
- the cas1e gene encoding type I-E CRISPR-associated endonuclease Cas1e, with protein sequence MPIFERPPKETLAPSKERWTPIYFEHGRIEVDDSSVKWIGADRTVLRVPVATVSAVLLGPGTSITHAAIKACADCNTPVCWVGDESIRFYAAGITPTHDNSRARLQSRLHASKSRSAEVARRMFKKRFPDVDLEGKSVPELRGMEGHRVRALYKKMGARYGISWKGRQYNPDNWDVADNINKAVSAANAGLYALTASIVCSMGYLPSLGFIHTSGTWPFIFDVADVYKPVTSLPAAFSAVSKHPEAGSSEVLAELKKEIEAKKLLQCIPRDIEEYMR encoded by the coding sequence ATGCCTATCTTTGAAAGACCCCCGAAAGAGACACTGGCTCCTTCGAAAGAACGCTGGACGCCGATCTATTTCGAGCATGGAAGAATAGAGGTGGATGACTCCAGCGTGAAGTGGATCGGAGCCGATCGTACGGTTTTGCGCGTGCCCGTTGCCACGGTGAGTGCAGTTTTGCTCGGCCCCGGAACATCCATTACTCATGCCGCGATAAAGGCATGCGCTGATTGTAATACGCCTGTATGCTGGGTGGGCGATGAGTCCATTCGTTTTTATGCTGCAGGGATCACGCCCACCCATGATAACAGTCGAGCCCGTCTCCAGAGTCGCCTTCATGCATCGAAATCTCGAAGCGCGGAAGTTGCAAGGCGCATGTTTAAAAAACGATTTCCCGATGTCGATTTAGAAGGCAAAAGCGTTCCTGAACTTCGCGGCATGGAGGGGCATCGAGTTCGTGCACTATATAAAAAAATGGGTGCCAGATACGGTATTTCCTGGAAAGGGCGTCAGTACAATCCCGACAACTGGGACGTGGCGGACAATATCAATAAAGCGGTCTCTGCTGCGAACGCAGGTCTCTACGCTTTAACCGCTTCTATCGTGTGTTCCATGGGATATCTCCCGAGCCTTGGATTTATACACACATCCGGGACTTGGCCGTTCATCTTCGATGTTGCGGATGTGTATAAGCCTGTGACTTCACTTCCGGCTGCTTTTTCTGCAGTCAGCAAACATCCGGAGGCCGGTAGCTCAGAAGTGCTGGCCGAACTTAAGAAGGAGATCGAAGCGAAGAAGCTTTTGCAATGCATCCCTCGCGACATAGAGGAATATATGCGATGA
- the casB gene encoding type I-E CRISPR-associated protein Cse2/CasB, with translation MKTVQEKSEGLMNFLRSNRKDRGLMADLRCGFSRAKQHRAWPHIAGYCQLDEDKSRTPVQTVCAAYATHPEEAVYGNMGTVMRQIAIGMNGKDGLSSFEARFRRLISCQTTEEICNWMAGFVRAAKSSNIPVNYKQLYCDLFWWEGEYPPKLKWASSYWGAEGGRK, from the coding sequence ATGAAAACCGTGCAGGAGAAGTCTGAGGGTCTGATGAACTTTTTACGAAGCAACAGGAAGGATCGTGGACTTATGGCAGACCTGCGCTGCGGATTCAGTCGCGCAAAACAACATCGCGCATGGCCGCACATCGCAGGGTATTGTCAACTGGATGAGGATAAGAGCCGCACTCCTGTGCAAACGGTATGTGCCGCGTACGCCACGCACCCCGAGGAAGCAGTATACGGAAATATGGGGACAGTTATGCGTCAAATAGCGATTGGGATGAATGGTAAGGACGGTTTGTCTTCTTTTGAGGCAAGGTTTCGGCGTTTAATTTCCTGCCAGACTACGGAAGAGATATGCAACTGGATGGCCGGGTTTGTTCGTGCGGCAAAATCCAGCAATATACCCGTAAACTACAAACAGCTTTATTGTGATCTGTTTTGGTGGGAGGGCGAGTATCCGCCGAAGTTAAAATGGGCTTCGTCCTACTGGGGGGCAGAAGGAGGTCGGAAATGA
- the cas7e gene encoding type I-E CRISPR-associated protein Cas7/Cse4/CasC — MKTLELHILQSFPVSCLNRDDVGAPKTAVFGGVQRARVSSQCWKRAIRMMAKETASEFFGGDRTRYIIPALKDALVKEGFDEDAAAKAAEDLVKGGLGKKDKKHEGAVKTLFYITPMEVEALASAYCKEQDVKKKVRTAIQTLRGPVRDKDDTSIPVHDKADISIFGRMVADDHSLTLEGAGMFSHAISTHRVSNEIDFFTAVDDCNPEDIEGVGHMGANEFNSACYYRYMALNLDLLRSESHLGCLADEEFSQVIESFIRAALLAVPHARKNSMMGFNPPECVLGTVREGQPVSLANAFERTVDAGGDGYIENSVKRMKEKFEWMRDTYGYEPVTALWIPEKSLDNFCRGLVENV; from the coding sequence ATGAAGACGCTCGAACTTCACATCCTGCAATCATTCCCCGTGAGTTGTCTGAATCGCGACGACGTGGGAGCACCGAAGACAGCCGTTTTCGGCGGCGTACAGCGTGCCCGGGTCAGCTCGCAGTGCTGGAAGCGCGCCATTCGAATGATGGCAAAGGAAACTGCTTCGGAGTTCTTTGGAGGAGACCGGACTCGCTATATTATTCCGGCTCTCAAGGATGCACTTGTCAAAGAGGGATTTGACGAAGATGCCGCCGCGAAAGCGGCGGAAGACTTGGTGAAAGGCGGATTGGGTAAAAAGGATAAAAAACACGAGGGCGCGGTAAAGACGCTATTTTATATCACGCCCATGGAGGTTGAAGCGCTTGCGAGCGCCTACTGCAAAGAGCAGGACGTCAAAAAGAAGGTCAGGACGGCGATCCAGACCCTGAGAGGCCCGGTTCGTGACAAGGATGATACATCGATACCGGTTCATGACAAGGCTGATATATCGATATTTGGGCGAATGGTGGCCGACGATCATTCGCTTACACTGGAAGGCGCCGGTATGTTTAGTCACGCTATTTCTACGCACCGCGTAAGCAACGAGATCGATTTTTTCACAGCGGTCGACGATTGTAATCCGGAGGATATCGAAGGCGTCGGACACATGGGGGCGAATGAGTTTAATTCGGCCTGCTATTATCGCTATATGGCCTTGAACCTTGATCTCCTCAGAAGTGAGTCGCATCTGGGTTGTCTGGCGGATGAGGAGTTCAGTCAGGTTATAGAGTCCTTCATTCGGGCAGCGCTTCTCGCGGTTCCCCATGCGCGAAAGAATTCTATGATGGGCTTTAACCCCCCGGAGTGTGTGCTTGGCACCGTCAGGGAAGGTCAACCTGTCTCACTGGCAAACGCGTTTGAAAGAACCGTTGACGCCGGGGGGGACGGCTATATCGAAAACTCTGTGAAAAGGATGAAGGAAAAATTCGAGTGGATGCGGGATACCTATGGCTATGAACCTGTGACGGCGCTGTGGATTCCGGAGAAATCACTGGATAACTTCTGCAGGGGGCTGGTTGAGAATGTCTGA
- a CDS encoding transposase — MVRPHRFYLPGHTWHLTHRCHKREFLFRFARDRRRWMHWLFEAKKRYGLQVLNYVVTSNHIHLLVHGSGNRMAIPRAMQLMAGRVAQEYNARKHRQGAFWEDRYHATAVENGTHLRRCMTYIDLNMVRAGVVRHPSEWSFGGYHELERRPKRYGRIDRSLLVQLAGLSNQEELSAWRRERVDAAIRERGSLLSREYYWSEKLALGSPAYIARVKREFGIDVDACRIEEAEECATLREARGAYDIFSDDGIEALSAGNRLRWDVSPSQ, encoded by the coding sequence ATGGTCCGCCCCCACCGCTTCTACCTTCCCGGTCACACCTGGCACCTGACGCACCGGTGTCACAAGCGCGAATTTCTGTTTCGTTTCGCGAGAGACCGACGGCGTTGGATGCACTGGTTGTTTGAGGCGAAAAAACGATATGGGCTTCAGGTGCTCAATTACGTGGTGACGTCAAATCACATCCATCTTCTGGTACACGGTTCCGGCAACCGGATGGCCATTCCCCGCGCGATGCAGCTTATGGCGGGCCGTGTGGCGCAGGAATATAACGCGCGTAAGCATCGCCAGGGAGCATTCTGGGAAGACCGCTATCACGCGACGGCCGTGGAAAATGGCACCCACTTGAGGCGCTGTATGACCTATATCGACCTGAATATGGTTCGGGCCGGAGTGGTCAGGCATCCCTCGGAATGGTCCTTTGGCGGGTACCATGAGCTTGAGCGCAGACCGAAGAGATACGGGCGAATTGACCGAAGCCTGCTGGTGCAACTGGCGGGGTTATCTAATCAAGAGGAACTGAGCGCCTGGCGAAGGGAGCGTGTGGATGCGGCAATCCGCGAACGAGGTTCGTTGCTGAGCCGTGAGTATTATTGGAGCGAAAAACTGGCGCTCGGAAGCCCTGCGTACATTGCGCGGGTAAAACGGGAGTTCGGGATCGATGTGGACGCCTGTCGTATAGAAGAGGCCGAGGAATGTGCGACGCTTCGTGAGGCGCGAGGAGCTTACGACATCTTTTCCGACGATGGAATTGAGGCCCTAAGCGCAGGAAACCGATTGAGGTGGGATGTAAGTCCTTCACAATGA